DNA sequence from the Xenopus tropicalis strain Nigerian chromosome 4, UCB_Xtro_10.0, whole genome shotgun sequence genome:
attaaacaaacccaaatgttttgcctccaataaggattaattatatcttgggatcaagtacaggtactgttttattattacagagaaaagggaatcatttaaccattaaataaacccaatagggctgttctgcccccaataaggggtaattatatcttagttgggatcaagtacaggtactgttttattattacagagaaaagtgaatcatttaaccattaaataaacccaatagggctgttctgcccccaataaggggtaattatatcatagttgggatcaagtacaggtactgttttattattacagagaaaggggaatcatttaaccattaaataaacccaatacggctgttctgcccccaataaggggtaattatatcttagttgggatcaagtacaggtactgttttattattacagagaaaggggaatcatttaaccattaaataaacccaatacggctgttctgcccccaataaggggtaattatatcttagttgggatcaagtacaggtactgttttattattacagagaaaggggaatcatttaaccattaaataaacccaatacggctgttctgcccctaataaggggtaattatatcttagttgggatcaagtacaggtactgttttattattaaagagaaaagggaatcatttaaccattaaataaacccaatagggctgttctgcccccaataaggggtaattatatgttagttgggatcaagtacaggtactattttattattacagggaaaagggaatcatttaatcatgaaataaacccaatagggctgttctgcccccaataaggggtaactatatcttagttgggatcaagtacaggtactgttttattattacagagaaaagggaatcatttaaccattaaataaacccaatagggctgttctgccccaaataaggggtaattatatcttagttgggatcaagtacaggtactgttttattattacagagaaaagggaatcatttaaccatgaaattaacccaatagggctgttctgcccccaataaggggtaattatatctcagatgggatcaagtacaggtactgtttcgttatagagaaaaagaaaatgatttttaaaaattagacttatttgcttataatggagtctacgggaggtGGCCTTCCCGTAATATAGAACTtaatggataacgggtttctggatattgtcttattattacagagataaaggaaatcaggaaaaaaattgaattatttgattacaaattaagtctatgggggatggccttcccataattcagagctttctagataatgggtttccaagataacagatcccagaTGCCTTGGCTCACTGACTAACTGCCCTTAGCATAAGCTTAGGATAAAGATCTCTATAGCCCTGGAGAGTTGCCCTTCTTCAGtaaaaaaaagctgtgcaaaCTTGCCCCTGAACACTGTACCCAGAAGGCACCTTGCCAACTGGCATTGTTAAAAAGCTTTTGCTTTACCCCCCTATGTAGGCAGTGATGTTTTGCACTCTAGGAGTTCCTCTTCTAACGGCCGCTTTTCCACTTATTCTCTGAGCTGCTAGAAAAACAATAACAGAACTAGAGACGAGCAGCAGATGTtgctgaaaagcaaaaaaaaaaaaatattgaatatattCTCCGGGGGCTCTGCCCACATAGAGGCTAAAACCACACACAGCCTCTCACCTGTTCCCAGGGGCCCTTGGCTGCACACACAGCTCTGTGTGGCCCTTATATTGCAATGTGTAGTGTAATGCAACTTATTGTCTGCAAATTAAATGTACTTTATTGCTACACAAGGAATGTAAACGTAGCAAGGGGGATTAAAGTAACCACTTGCCCCCCAACTACCCTGTATTGTCAGTGGCCCCCTCTTCTATATAGTCCTGTGTGTTTGGCCAAGCTGGTTGAGCCAAGGTGCAAAGTCCAGGCCCTGATTGTGTTTtgttccagtacaggtatgggatcccttatccggaaagctctgaattacagataGTCCGTCTCccataaggtgcccatacaccttaagatcagctcaggagcggatcttctcccgatatcccccacctacgtgtgggcgatatcgggagaatccaggctaattcgatcgtttggccctggggccaaacgatcaaattattacgccgggtataggcaaagtcggtctggggaccgcatccgactagattttttaacctgcccgatcgagttctgggcgatttcaggccagatatcggtcgggcaggcccgtcggtagtgcccatatacgtgccgattagctgccgaatcggtctaagggacccatattggcagctagaattggcccgtgtatggggacctatagactccattttaatcaaataattcagaatttaaactgatttcctttttctctgtaataataataaaaataacagtacctgtactttatcccaactaacatataaataatccttactggattcaaaacaatcctattgggtttaattaatgttttattgatttgttagtagacttaaggtatggagatccaaataacggaaagaccccttatccggaatacccttggtcctgtgcattctggataaggggtcctatacctgtactgtatcccCAGCCGACTCCCTTTCCATCCAGCAGCTGATCTATATCCATCACACTGGAAGAGACAGGAGAGAAAGGGGGAACAACATACTTAGAAGCAGTGGAAACATCTAGAAGATTTACCTTTAGGAAGATGACTAAAAGTGCCAAGGAACTGCTCGTACGACTGCTCAGGAATGCTAATGAACCGATCCAGAACATCAGAGGTCCAATCGCCTTCTGCCATAATGGGGCATTCGGGCAGAGAGCCTGGCATGACTTTCTGTAAGGTGCCTGTAGGACAATAAGAGATGTAATATAGTTGCTGCTCCTTAGTTGCCCCTATTTGGAAAAGACAACTTCCCGCTAAATATAAGCTGTATAAGGCAATGGCAAATACTGTTTGTTGACACTATATGGCTTATTTACCAACACAGATGCTTATATGCACAAGTGGAGttgccaatagcagccaatcagcaatagGCTACTACAAGttaaaatggttgctatgggtaactggctgcactggtgcaattaagCACCTATACTACTAAGTCACCTATTCAGCATTTGCAGGGTAAGGCCTGTTTTCTAATCCCCAGTGAAAGCCGGCCGGCACAATGAACTAACCGCACTTTTTTGGTGGTTTATATGCAAATAGAAGTGGTTTAGGGAAGGAAATGGTGGCTTTTGTCTTGTTTTCCTGCTTTCAAGTTATACGAAGGGAAGATTTAGCACCGTCTGTATCCAGTAGGTGGCCTCCGGCTCAAACAATCACTTCTAGTGATACCGCACATAATGTATTCtgttacactacaactcccagcaccactGCTTGGGCTGTACCTGCACACTCAGGGGATGGCTGAGAGCAAAAAGTGCCTCACTTTGAGGGTCGGTGGGGCAGCCTAGAGTAGGGCAGGAAGTTCAGGGTCTGTAAGGGCAGTCTAAAGTAGGACAGGTATTGGGGGTCTCTAAGATTAGTCTAGAGTAGAACAGGTAGTTGAGCATTGGTAAGGGCAGTCTAGAGTAGGACAGGTACTTGAGGGTCTGTGGGGCAGCCTAGAGTAGGGCAGGTAGTTGAGGGTCTGTGGGGCAGTCTACAGTAGGGCAGGTAGCTAAGGGTCTGTGGAAAGCCTAGAGTAGGGCAGGTAGTTGAGGGTCTGTGGGGCAGCCTAGAGTAGGGCAGGTAGTTGAGGGTCTGTGGGGCAGCCTAGAGTAGGGCAGGTACTTGAGGGTCTGTGGGGCAGCCTAGAGTAGGGCAGGTACTTGAGGGTCTGTGGGGCAGCCTAGAGTAGGGCAGGTAGTTGAGGGTCTGTGGGACAGCCTAGAGTAGGGCAGGTACTTGAGGGTCTGTGGGGCAGCCTAGAGTAGGGCAGGTAGTTGAGGGTCTGTGGGGCAGTATAGAGCAGGTACATCTATTAAGGAACAATATTGTACAACAACTGACAGGGTACAAGCTCAGGGTAACCCAGCCGTGGGCCTACAGATAAAGTTGACCTACAGAATCCCACATCAGACACACACACCTTAGTGTAAGGGCCCTAAACCTTCTTCAGGTTATAAAATGGGAAGGTGTAACACTCCTTGCACACCTGCAGCCTCTGTGTAACCTACATAAGCACTCACACACCTGTGCACTCGTTTGTCTTGTACCCAGTATAACCCATTGCAAGGCCAGTATAACCCATTGTACCCAGTATAACCCATTGCAAGGACAGTATAACCCATTGTACCCAGTATAACCCATTGCAAGGCCAGTATAACCCATTGTACCCAGTATAACCCATTGCAAGGACAGTATAACCCATTGTACCCAGTATAACCCATTGCAAGGCCAGTATAACCCATTGTACCCAGTATAACCCATTGCAAGGCCAGTATAACCCATTGTACCCAGTATAACCCATTGCAAGGACAGTATAACCCATTGTACCCAGTATAACCCATTGCAAGGCCAGTATAACCCATTGTACCCAGTATAACCCATTGCAAGGCCAGTATAACCCATTGTACCCAGTATAACCCATTGCAAGGCCAGTATAACCCATTGTACCCAGTATAACCCATTGTACCCAGTATAACCCATTGTACCCAGTATAACCCATTGCAAGGACAGTATAACCCATTGTACCCAGTATAACCCATTGCAAGGCCAGTATAACCCATTGTACCCAGTATAACCCATTGCAAGGCCAGTATAACCCATTGTACCCAGTATAACCCATTGCAAGGCCAGTATAACCCATTGTACCCAGTATAACCCATTGTACCCAGTATAACCCATTGTACCCAGTATAACCCATTGTACCCAGTATAGCCCATTGCACCCAGTATAACCCATTGCGCAAGGCCAGTCACAAGCAGCCAATGCCGCAATATCTGCCATTCAGATTACAGAACCATAGTCATCAGAATGCCTTGGgcaccaatactacttggcccggCTCTCAGCAAGACATAATCATATTTATGTTCAAGTACAGGGCACACAAATGTAGGAGACTCCCAGTAAGTATGGGCTATATGactatatttactatattatgtcattttgtagagtgtaagctcttttgggcagggctctcttcacctcttgtatcggttattgattgctttatatgttactctgtatgcccaatgtatgtaacccacttattgtacagcgctgcgggatatgttggcgctttataaataaatgttaataataataataattttggccATAATTTCTTTTCAGTCTAGGGgggcgatttactaatccacgaacggatcgaaagcgtccgaatgcgttttttcgtaatgatcggtattttgcgaccttttcgtaaattgtcgcaactttttcgtagccattacgacttgcacgaattgttgcgactttttcgtagccgttatgacttgcgcgaattgtcgcgactttttcgtagccgtttgcccgccatttacaagcgctcaatacgaaaaagttgcgacaaatcgcacaagtcgtaacggctctgaaaaagtcgcgacaattcgcgcaagttgtaacagctacgaaaaagttgcgacggcgccgaaaaaatcgcaaaaaatacaaaaaagtcgcaaaatgtccatttccgatccgattttttcccattcgggattcggattcgtggattagtaaatcagcccctaagaatccGACTCCAGTGCAAACGCCTTCTCTCCACGACCCTAAAACCCAGTCCCGAACTGTGTGGATGAAAGGGTTAAGCAAGTCACGGCAAGATGAGTTTGTGAGTTGAGCAGTCACAGGCTGTTAGCCAcatcagggcaggcagtaacgtATCGGCACCCAGTCACTGGGGCGGCTTCCTTGTCTCACCATTTCTCATAGAACTCAGAGGAAAGAACAGACTTCAATCGGGATCCCGGGTATGTCGTTTATATTAATTCTAGCTTATTAATTAACATTTTCTgcaccaatatatacagtataataggaGATGATAAAACTAAAGGGCAAGTTACACCAAAGATTATTTATTAAAGATgctgttcacctttgatttaacttttagtatgatgtagagagtgatattctgaagcattttgcaattggtcttcattttatattacttgttgctttttaattatttcgcttcttgttcagcagctctctctgATTGAAATTTCAGccgttacctggttgctagggttcaaattaccttagcaaccagggagtggtttgaataagagactggtatatgaaatggagaggggctgaatagaaaaataagtaataaaaagtaaggataataataaaattgtagcctcacggagcaatagttttttggctgccggggtcagtgacccccatttgaaagctgcaaagacgaagtagaaggtaaataattcaaaaactataaaagatacaaaatgaagaccaattgaaatgttaaCTTAGAAATACTCTCATTTGGTGCCTTGACTCACTTTGGtttcctttattatttaaaatgtttgtaaTGAAAATACgcaaaataaaatcaatataaagccctttttggtgttactgtccctttaatagggTCAGCTACTCCCAGCTATACAGCTGCTATGAACAAGTTTGTAGGTGAATGTTGACAGGTAAAATGAGTGAAATTGTGGACCAACATCCTTCCTGTCACTTTCATAACCTTTTAATGTGCTAAGAGGAAGCATGTTGCTAGGGAAAATCCTCCTGGTAACCAGATACCACGTCAGTAGGCACCCCAGCAGTCACTATAGTCACTAACCTTGCCCCAGGGGTTGCTGTATATTCTCAATTCAAAGCACAAcctgggggggggttgttaatATAAATACCTCTGTgtcacagagcttgcactctattcCCAATGGAAGATGACTTATTGCAAACATTTAAGGTTCCCttctatacagtgtatatactcACTGATACGCAGCTTCAAGCCACCTACCGAATCCCCTTTCCTCCAAGCAGCCACTCTTCGACTTAGTTATGGGCGCTTGCACGGCCGCTGGGAGTTATAGTCCAAATATCTTCGCTTTGAACCAGAGGCGAAGGAGATgcggactacaattcccagtgtGCAGCGCGCTGGAATCCACGCCCTTAGATACAGTTGCTGGGGAAGCGATGAGAAACCCCGTCTTTCTAAATTCAATTGGCTGGAGTAATCACATGGCTAGGTAGCTGCTGCAGgctgggggcggggcttggggaaATTCAGTCACTGTAATAGGGAAGCGGCCAAATAAATCCCTGTGATTATATAGTTATACTCCATTAGTCCCTTATAGCCCATTTGCTTTGCTTCAGTTTCTTATGGTTAATATACTAATGTTAGTCAGAACAGGGGTTTTGCATGATAGAAAGAGTCTAAAGACTGTAAATAAAagctattttatataaataatagatattTTCAATATACACAAAACTTTTACAAATTGTTCAGGAATCATCCTAGTTTGTTCACCTCAACTGATCACTACCCCTTAGTCAGGGACTCTGCTGCCATAAGGCCAGTTGAGAAACTTACCTCAGGCACAGCCCAtctaaagttaccaggggcagcaaaatagCCTATAAATATAAACTATAAGAGAcaagtttatgttttttttaatggaaatttggctctgctagtgcccTAGTCCACCTGCCCCCCCTCTGGCGCAAGAAATGGTAAGCACCAGGGGGCAGCATTGCAGGCAGGCATCTCCAGGGTCCCCAGTAACAGCCACACTGGGATACAAAAtgggctctggcatttcaaaaagacagagccccaaacagccccccatcagcccaatacaCAGTGGTCTTacggcagcccctctggcatttacagattgccagtccagtcaTGGTAAGAGCACCCTGCACCCTGTAATTTGCACTTAACCCTACAGTTAAAAAGGGCTAAGGTTTATGGCACACTTTACATTTTACACCAGTGGAGAAAAGGAAGATCCAGCCCATGTCTGTGTAGCTGTAGGAATGTATGCAATGTCACTGTCACTGTGCACACGAAAACACTCAAAATGACTTCAGAACTAGGCAGAGGGCAGTTCACAGCATGGACATGGGTACTAGGGTATTTTACAGACCTGGCTGGTAAGAATGATGCCTGAAGCCATGGTTGAAAGATGAAAAATATAGGAAGGGCACTCTTTttatccagaaaaggtggcaactgtACAGGGTATGGTTTGGCATAAATCTGGCCAAGATGCAAACAAAAAGACACAATGCCTGAAGATGCATGGCATAACCTGCCCCTGGGTAGCAGTGGTGGAACATTGTTGGCCTGGGCTCGGGCCTGGgcaatctgttggttctggcCAATGCTGCTCgttgggcctgtttgggcctctgtgtacgtgaaatgccagggtctattttgaatcctaatCCAGGCCTGCCTGGGCCCCTCACACCGAAATGAAACTGCCTCCCCACATGGCCTGCAGATTCTGATGTCTATCTAAAAAATGTTGAGGTTcttgattatttttttctttttgcagaccTAGACGGTTGCTGTGATGACCCTCCAGATAGTAACGCCTGGGAGTAGCACATCACTGATCCAGCCAGGATTCTCATTGCTTCATTTTGGCAGCCATGTGTTTTTCTTAGGGCAGAAAGGCTGGCCTAAACGTTCCTGCCCCACTGGGGTTTTCCTCGTAGATCTTAAAAACAATGAGTTGAGACTTCGGCCCACCATATTTACCAATGATTCCTGCTATCTGCCTCCACTTAGACACCCAGCCGTGTGTAGCTTACCAGCCAGTCAAGGTGGGGAGATCACACAATACCTCATTCATGGAGGGAAGACCCCAAATAATGAGATATCGCACAAATTATACATCATGGCTATGGCATCTTCAGTCAATAGGAGATTTTCCCTCTGTTGCTCAGAAAAGGATCTAGAAGGCGATGTCCCTGAAGCTAGGTATGGTCATTCTATGAATGTAGTTTTTAGTAAGGGTAAGACTGCAGTTGTGATGTTCGGTGGAAGGTCCTATGTGCCATTAAATCAAAGAACCACAGAAAACTGGAATAATGTCATTGACTGTGAACCATTGGTTTACCTTATTGATCTCCAGTTTGGGTGTTCCACCAGTTTTAACCTTCGAGAGCTTCAGGATGGGATTTCCTTTCATGTTTCTTTAGCAAGAAATGATACAGTCTACATTTTTGGTGGTCATTCAATGGGGAATAATTTTAGGCCACCAAATGTGTACAAGATAAAAGTGGATCTGCCACTTGGAAGCCCAGCCGTGTCTTGCACAGTCATACACAACAAGCTGTCCTTCTCTAGCTCCATAGTGACCCA
Encoded proteins:
- the rag2 gene encoding V(D)J recombination-activating protein 2, whose product is MTLQIVTPGSSTSLIQPGFSLLHFGSHVFFLGQKGWPKRSCPTGVFLVDLKNNELRLRPTIFTNDSCYLPPLRHPAVCSLPASQGGEITQYLIHGGKTPNNEISHKLYIMAMASSVNRRFSLCCSEKDLEGDVPEARYGHSMNVVFSKGKTAVVMFGGRSYVPLNQRTTENWNNVIDCEPLVYLIDLQFGCSTSFNLRELQDGISFHVSLARNDTVYIFGGHSMGNNFRPPNVYKIKVDLPLGSPAVSCTVIHNKLSFSSSIVTQTSPDEFVIVGGYESDSQKRFSCNGIFLDDDTIDIQEIETPEWTGEIKHSKTWFGADMGKGAVLFGIPVDNKHQSTDCSFFFYVLNFGDSDPVVQTCSQGSTEEQEDSMPLEDSEEFTFNRDGNLFDEDTYNEDDEDDESETGYWIKCCSDCDIDINTWVPFYSTELNKPSMIFCSKDGGHWVHSQCMDLSETMLKYLSENNVKYFCNDHVEVARGVQTPEKTPAVKKPSMKSVRKRTTINRLSTVKKSFLRRLFE